One segment of Chloroflexota bacterium DNA contains the following:
- a CDS encoding zinc ABC transporter substrate-binding protein, protein MATAALMLAVALMACQSGDDDAPATNAGGAATSAAASPTEETTMAQKLNVVATSNIAADWARNVGGDRVEVKGLLPIAQDPHSYQPGARDVADIAAADLVLTIGLSLEDEWLRDLVENASADVSRVVALGDHVSPILFEEIGAHAMEAEGSEGLLGRLLIADGSEPRLSILDLETGELDLHALEVAAASATLYSSPSGRFVFALSRGPEDNDDRVQIFDSGVYLEEHGDHFDLVVDPVSELSLGTTDQRPVHVSVHAGQTAIYHDGSGRAALFDEHELEEERDSYEPVWIDAGLQHGAVVPLGEEYAVVSSNNPDYPATATSSLPIGAEVRTLDNRVVYDASNRACPGLHGEAANHHGVMFGCVGGVLFIEGHDGDFEHVFVPNDSSMNEAARIGTVWSHEDIELFFGSASYRDEDGARINGGLWTIDAEGGSMSQVLPATDEKRVLRAAFDGHGEKAFFLTYDGTLNAVDTESGEVMETIELLEPFDGDTSPNFTTVGDTLFLTDRAHGRLIEFNLDHGEVEREWTVGGEPRSVAFAGIGGGEDHEEEGHGEDDHDDHGHAHGMYDPHFWFDPPRVKAAVYTIADRLSALDPEGAATYRANAAAYAAELDALHAWTASTVQAIPTERRVLVTSHDTLRYFAELYGFEVVGTVLPGLSPDIEPSAQHLHGLMETLEEHPVPAVFGETTVSERMAQSIAQETGSRFLQLYSGSLGAPGSGADTYIGMVRANVGIIVGALR, encoded by the coding sequence ATGGCCACCGCGGCGTTGATGCTCGCGGTAGCGCTGATGGCTTGCCAGAGCGGAGACGACGACGCCCCCGCAACGAACGCCGGAGGGGCGGCAACCTCCGCAGCGGCCTCGCCAACGGAAGAGACCACCATGGCGCAAAAGCTGAACGTCGTGGCCACATCGAACATCGCCGCAGACTGGGCGCGCAACGTGGGCGGTGACCGGGTCGAGGTGAAGGGCCTGCTGCCCATCGCCCAAGACCCACATTCCTATCAGCCGGGGGCGCGAGACGTCGCGGACATCGCCGCGGCCGACCTGGTGCTGACCATCGGACTTAGTCTGGAGGACGAGTGGCTCCGCGATCTGGTCGAAAATGCCAGCGCGGATGTGTCTCGTGTCGTGGCGCTGGGCGATCATGTTTCACCCATCCTCTTTGAGGAGATCGGCGCACACGCCATGGAAGCGGAAGGGAGCGAGGGGCTGTTGGGCCGCCTGCTCATCGCAGACGGCAGCGAGCCGAGGCTCTCGATCCTGGACCTGGAGACCGGGGAGCTGGACCTGCACGCGCTTGAGGTCGCGGCGGCCTCGGCGACCCTGTACTCAAGCCCCAGCGGACGGTTCGTCTTTGCACTATCCCGTGGTCCCGAAGACAACGACGACCGAGTACAGATCTTCGACAGCGGCGTCTACCTGGAGGAGCACGGGGACCACTTCGACCTCGTCGTAGACCCCGTTTCCGAGCTGAGCCTTGGGACAACGGACCAGCGCCCGGTGCACGTGAGCGTCCACGCGGGCCAAACGGCCATCTACCACGACGGATCGGGTCGTGCTGCGCTCTTCGACGAGCACGAGCTTGAGGAGGAGCGGGATTCATACGAGCCGGTGTGGATCGACGCGGGGCTACAGCACGGGGCGGTCGTGCCACTGGGCGAAGAGTACGCGGTGGTGTCCTCCAACAACCCCGACTACCCTGCGACTGCAACCAGCAGCCTGCCCATCGGAGCTGAGGTGCGCACTCTGGACAACAGGGTGGTCTACGACGCCAGCAACAGGGCGTGTCCCGGACTCCACGGAGAGGCGGCGAATCACCACGGCGTCATGTTCGGCTGCGTGGGTGGCGTGCTGTTCATCGAGGGACACGATGGGGACTTTGAGCACGTATTCGTCCCCAACGACTCCAGCATGAACGAGGCCGCCCGCATCGGCACGGTCTGGTCGCATGAGGACATCGAGCTGTTCTTCGGCTCCGCGAGCTACCGAGACGAGGATGGCGCGAGGATCAACGGCGGACTCTGGACCATCGACGCCGAAGGCGGGAGCATGAGCCAAGTCCTGCCGGCTACGGACGAGAAGCGGGTCCTGCGGGCGGCGTTCGACGGGCACGGCGAGAAGGCCTTCTTCCTGACATACGACGGGACGCTCAACGCCGTCGACACGGAGTCGGGCGAGGTAATGGAGACCATCGAATTGCTGGAGCCCTTTGACGGGGACACCTCGCCCAACTTCACCACAGTAGGCGACACCCTGTTCCTGACCGACCGGGCCCACGGCCGCCTGATCGAGTTCAACCTGGACCACGGTGAAGTGGAGCGGGAGTGGACCGTGGGCGGCGAGCCGCGGAGCGTGGCCTTCGCCGGCATCGGCGGTGGCGAGGACCATGAGGAAGAGGGTCACGGCGAAGATGACCACGACGACCACGGACACGCACACGGCATGTATGACCCTCACTTCTGGTTTGACCCTCCCCGGGTGAAGGCAGCCGTGTACACCATTGCGGATCGGCTTTCAGCCCTCGACCCGGAGGGAGCGGCAACGTACCGCGCGAACGCGGCGGCCTACGCGGCGGAGCTGGACGCGCTGCACGCTTGGACGGCGAGCACCGTGCAGGCGATCCCCACGGAGCGCCGCGTCCTCGTCACATCCCATGACACCCTGCGCTACTTCGCCGAACTGTACGGGTTCGAGGTTGTCGGGACGGTACTGCCGGGGCTTTCCCCGGACATCGAGCCCTCCGCACAACATCTGCACGGGCTGATGGAGACACTGGAAGAGCATCCCGTGCCGGCGGTATTCGGCGAAACGACCGTCTCGGAGCGGATGGCGCAGTCCATCGCACAAGAGACCGGCTCCCGATTCCTGCAGCTGTACTCAGGCTCCCTGGGGGCCCCAGGCAGTGGCGCGGACACCTACATCGGCATGGTGCGAGCCAACGTGGGAATCATCGTGGGCGCTCTACGGTAG